The proteins below are encoded in one region of Kogia breviceps isolate mKogBre1 chromosome 8, mKogBre1 haplotype 1, whole genome shotgun sequence:
- the DMRTA1 gene encoding doublesex- and mab-3-related transcription factor A1: MEQSQCGSRDQSGSGPPHLAPGLVAAAPLPQSPALPVPPGIPVPPTFLRPSSLFLRAAAAATAGSGGCPPPAGVERGVGAVACGYPRTPKCARCRNHGVVSALKGHKRFCRWRDCACAKCTLIAERQRVMAAQVALRRQQAQEESEARALQRLLYPGPSGPGGRSSGGGSNRTEYPQTTASGPATVSALGLSASRQASGLAIPTFEIFQTDYTEEKQGRKESKCDSCQSGQEELVSKSHQFTLRSSPKSNDVTGKQNVRSSISENPNKDDSIQSPHPGEQSGGEESPRSLSSSDLESGNESEWARDFTDTTVSLPTVSSRPRDPLDILTKIFPSYRHSRLEGILQFCKGDVVQAIEQVLNGKEHKPDTRDLASSGALENTTFQRASNLSLAGIGFGTLGNKSAFSPLHSTSSYGGDSSLYSLNPRLGISPLRLAYSSPGRGLSGFMSPYLTPGLAPALPFRPALDYAFSGMIRDSSYFPVKDSATGGRLYSRPNQNNM; encoded by the exons ATGGAGCAGTCACAGTGTGGCAGTAGAGACCAAAGCGGCAGCGGCCCACCCCATCTGGCCCCGGGGCTGGTGGCAGCGGCCCCTCTGCCCCAGTCTCCAGCGTTACCGGTACCCCCGGGGATACCTGTTCCTCCAACTTTCCTGCGCCCGTCCAGCCTCTTTCTGCGGGCAGCCGCAGCCGCCACCGCGGGAAGTGGAGGCTGCCCGCCGCCTGCCGGAGTGGAAAGGGGGGTGGGCGCCGTGGCCTGCGGCTACCCACGGACACCCAAGTGCGCCCGTTGTCGCAATCACGGAGTCGTGTCAGCCCTCAAGGGCCACAAGCGCTTCTGCCGCTGGCGGGACTGCGCGTGTGCCAAGTGCACCCTTATCGCCGAGCGCCAGCGCGTCATGGCCGCACAGGTGGCGCTGCGCAGGCAGCAGGCCCAGGAGGAGAGCGAAGCCCGGGCGCTGCAGAGGCTTCTGTACCCTGGACCCTCAGGGCCCGGGGGTCGATCATCCGGAGGAGGCAGCAACAGAACGGAGTATCCCCAGACCACAGCAAGCGGCCCTGCGACGGTGAGTGCACTGGGACTGAGTGCCTCGAGACAGGCTAGTGGTCTGGCGATTCCTACTTTCGAGATTTTCCAGACAGATTATACAGAGGAAAAACAAG gACGAAAAGAGAGTAAATGTGACTCATGCCAGAGTGGACAAGAAGAACTGGTGTCTAAATCCCATCAATTTACCCTGAGATCATCTCCTAAGTCTAATGATGTCACTGGAAAACAAAACGTCAGGTCATCTATTTCAGAAAACCCAAACAAGGATGATAGCATTCAGTCTCCTCATCCTGGGGAGCAGTCAGGAGGTGAAGAGAGTCCCAGGTCCCTGTCATCCTCTGATTTGGAAtcaggaaatgaaagtgagtggGCCAGAGACTTCACTGATACCACAGTCAGCCTTCCCACTGTGTCCTCTAGACCAAGAGACCCTCTTGATATCCTTACCAAGATTTTCCCAAGTTATAGACACAGCCGTCTAGAAGGCATTCTACAGTTCTGCAAAGGGGATGTGGTCCAAGCCATTGAACAGGTcctaaatgggaaagaacacAAACCAGACACCAGGGACCTAGCAAGCTCAGGAGCTTTGGAAAATACAACTTTTCAGAGAGCTTCGAATTTAAGTTTAGCTGGAATTGGTTTTGGAACTCTAGGAAATAAATCAGCTTTCTCTCCCCTTCACAGTACTTCTTCTTATGGAGGTGATTCAAGTCTCTACAGCTTAAATCCTAGGCTAGGTATCAGTCCATTACGGCTGGCATATTCCTCTCCAGGAAGAGGGCTGTCTGGTTTCATGTCTCCCTACCTAACTCCTGGGTTGGCACCAGCATTGCCTTTTCGGCCAGCTTTGGATTATGCCTTTTCAGGGATGATTAGGGATTCTTCTTACTTTCCCGTCAAAGATTCAGCAACTGGTGGCAGACTGTATTCAAGGCCAAATCAGAACAACATGTAA